The Amycolatopsis mongoliensis genome includes a window with the following:
- a CDS encoding DoxX family protein, with translation MTVILRRVARPLLATIFVTGGINALRNAQGHAKAAEPFLNQAFEKVGDVVPEQVPRDPVTLVRIDAAVKIGAGLALASGKAPRLAAGLLLGSLVPTTLAAHSFWTIKDPGERQQQQIQFYKNASVAGGLLLAVSDTHGKPSAAWRARHAAKDVGAAAGKLSRKAEKRANKLAKRAQKALPS, from the coding sequence ATGACCGTGATACTCCGTCGAGTGGCACGTCCCCTGCTCGCCACGATCTTCGTGACGGGCGGGATCAACGCCCTGAGGAACGCCCAGGGGCACGCGAAGGCGGCGGAACCGTTTCTCAACCAAGCGTTCGAGAAGGTCGGTGACGTCGTCCCGGAGCAGGTTCCGCGCGACCCGGTGACGCTCGTCCGCATCGATGCCGCCGTGAAGATCGGTGCCGGCCTCGCGCTCGCGTCCGGCAAGGCGCCGCGGCTCGCGGCCGGGCTGCTGCTCGGCAGCCTGGTCCCGACGACGCTGGCGGCGCACAGCTTCTGGACCATCAAGGATCCGGGCGAGCGCCAGCAGCAGCAGATCCAGTTCTACAAGAACGCGAGCGTGGCCGGTGGCCTGCTGCTCGCGGTCAGCGACACGCACGGGAAGCCGTCGGCCGCGTGGCGCGCGCGGCACGCCGCGAAGGATGTCGGAGCCGCGGCCGGCAAGCTGAGCCGCAAGGCCGAGAAGCGCGCGAACAAGCTCGCGAAGCGGGCCCAGAAGGCGCTCCCCAGCTAG
- a CDS encoding MerR family transcriptional regulator, translated as MEWSIQDLARSAGTTSRTLRHYGAVGLLEPSRVGSNGYRYYDEQALVRLQRILLLRELGLGLPAIAEVLDGQRDRVAALETHLELLEQERRRIGRQIDSVRTTLRKLKGGERLMAEEVFDGFDHTKYEKEVTERWGADAYRRGDQWWTSLSAEEKKAHQQEQLDIAAAFGAARSAGLAAGSDEVQAITRRLHEWLRPAVSSVSAGYFAGLGQLYVDDPRYGLEGATAEFVRDAMKIYAERNLTG; from the coding sequence ATGGAGTGGTCGATCCAGGACCTCGCCCGCTCGGCCGGGACCACGAGCCGGACGCTGCGCCACTACGGCGCGGTCGGCCTGCTCGAGCCCAGCCGCGTCGGCAGCAACGGCTACCGCTACTACGACGAGCAGGCGCTCGTCCGGCTTCAGCGGATCCTGCTGCTGCGCGAGCTCGGCCTCGGGCTCCCGGCCATCGCGGAGGTCCTGGACGGGCAACGCGACCGCGTCGCGGCGCTCGAGACCCACCTGGAGCTGCTCGAACAGGAGCGGCGGCGGATCGGACGGCAGATCGATTCGGTCCGGACCACGCTGCGGAAACTGAAGGGAGGTGAACGACTGATGGCAGAGGAAGTCTTCGACGGCTTCGACCACACGAAGTACGAGAAGGAAGTGACCGAGCGCTGGGGCGCTGACGCGTACCGGCGCGGCGACCAGTGGTGGACCTCGCTGTCCGCCGAGGAGAAGAAGGCGCACCAGCAGGAGCAGCTGGACATCGCCGCCGCGTTCGGCGCGGCTCGCTCGGCCGGGCTAGCGGCCGGTTCCGACGAGGTCCAGGCGATCACGCGGCGGCTGCACGAGTGGCTGCGGCCGGCGGTGTCGTCGGTGTCCGCGGGGTACTTCGCGGGGCTCGGGCAGTTGTACGTCGACGACCCGCGGTACGGGCTGGAAGGCGCGACGGCGGAATTCGTCCGCGACGCGATGAAGATCTACGCGGAACGGAACCTGACCGGCTAG
- a CDS encoding ATP-binding protein, whose translation MDPIRNPFAPGAGQRPPELAGRERELKAFEVVLERVARGRPERSLVLTGLRGVGKTVLLGELRAMAVRHKWGAGKIEARPDAELRRPLSAALHRAIRDLAVRHRAPDRVEEVLGVLKAFALRANKPDAKLRDRWQPGIDVPAAQGRADSGDIEIDLVELFTDVAELAADVGTGVALLIDEIQDLQPDDVSALCAACHELSQSGAPLVVVGAGLPHVPAVLSASKSYSERLFRYARIDRLDREDADYAVMAPIEREDAGIEPEALDALFDASGGYPYFIQAYGKAAWDAAPSDPITVKDVQVAAPEAEAELAVGFFGSRYERATPAEREYLQAMAELTQGRDEPAGTADVAVFLGRKPSSLSPARDSLMKKGLVFSAERGQIAFTVPHFGHYLLQRD comes from the coding sequence GTGGACCCCATCCGCAACCCCTTCGCGCCGGGCGCCGGGCAACGGCCGCCCGAGCTGGCCGGGCGCGAGCGTGAGCTCAAGGCGTTCGAAGTGGTGCTGGAGCGGGTCGCGCGGGGGAGACCCGAACGCAGTCTCGTCCTGACCGGGCTGCGCGGGGTCGGCAAGACCGTGCTCCTCGGGGAGCTGCGCGCGATGGCCGTGCGGCACAAGTGGGGTGCGGGCAAGATCGAGGCGCGGCCGGACGCCGAGCTGCGGCGGCCGCTTTCCGCCGCGCTGCACCGGGCCATCCGGGACCTCGCCGTGCGGCACCGGGCGCCCGACCGGGTCGAAGAGGTGCTCGGCGTGCTCAAGGCGTTCGCGCTGCGGGCCAACAAACCCGACGCGAAGCTGCGTGACCGCTGGCAGCCCGGCATCGACGTGCCCGCCGCGCAGGGCCGTGCGGACTCCGGGGACATCGAGATCGACCTCGTCGAGCTGTTCACCGACGTCGCCGAGCTGGCCGCGGACGTCGGGACCGGCGTCGCGCTGCTCATCGACGAGATCCAGGACCTGCAGCCCGACGACGTCTCCGCGTTGTGCGCGGCCTGCCACGAGCTCTCGCAGTCGGGTGCGCCGCTCGTCGTCGTCGGCGCCGGGCTGCCGCACGTGCCCGCGGTGCTCTCGGCGTCGAAGTCCTACTCCGAGCGGCTCTTCCGGTACGCGCGGATCGACCGGCTCGACCGCGAGGACGCCGACTACGCGGTGATGGCGCCGATCGAGCGCGAGGACGCCGGCATCGAGCCGGAAGCCCTCGACGCCCTCTTCGACGCCTCCGGCGGCTACCCGTACTTCATCCAGGCCTACGGCAAGGCGGCCTGGGACGCGGCGCCGTCCGACCCGATCACGGTCAAGGACGTCCAGGTCGCCGCGCCCGAGGCCGAGGCGGAGCTCGCCGTCGGGTTCTTCGGTTCGCGCTACGAGCGCGCGACGCCGGCCGAGCGGGAGTACCTGCAGGCGATGGCCGAGCTGACCCAGGGACGCGACGAGCCCGCCGGCACCGCCGACGTCGCCGTGTTCCTCGGGCGGAAGCCGTCGTCACTGTCGCCGGCCCGCGACAGCCTGATGAAGAAGGGCCTCGTGTTCTCCGCCGAGCGGGGGCAGATCGCCTTCACCGTGCCGCACTTCGGACACTACCTGCTCCAACGCGACTGA
- a CDS encoding bifunctional helix-turn-helix transcriptional regulator/GNAT family N-acetyltransferase, giving the protein MNNAQLADRVAAVRAFNRLYTGVIGVLDEGPADAEYSLPEARVLFELAHQDPLPVTDLRKRLDLDAGYASRLLARLESRGLIERERSGEDARRQLVRPTAAGRDAFAVLNHRSTEQIGGLLRRFADEDQQRLLTAMRTIGDLVGDRRRDPVLVLRPPRPGDLGWVVERHGALYGREYGFDDRFEGLVARIVADFTETRDDPRQAFWIAELDGERVGSIACTRGPDADTAKLRLLLLEPSARGHGVGKRLVTECVEFARAHGYRGMELSTVSILTAARSIYRAAGFELVGEEDFDDWGPKLTDETWRLQF; this is encoded by the coding sequence ATGAACAACGCTCAGCTGGCCGACCGGGTGGCCGCGGTCCGTGCCTTCAACCGGCTCTACACCGGAGTCATCGGCGTGCTCGACGAAGGACCGGCGGACGCCGAGTACTCGCTGCCGGAAGCCCGCGTGCTCTTCGAGCTCGCGCACCAGGACCCGCTGCCGGTGACCGACCTGCGCAAGCGCCTCGACCTCGACGCCGGCTACGCCAGCAGGCTGCTCGCCCGCCTCGAGTCCCGCGGGCTGATCGAGCGCGAACGGTCCGGCGAGGACGCCCGCCGTCAGCTCGTGCGCCCGACGGCGGCCGGCCGGGACGCGTTCGCCGTCCTCAACCACCGGTCCACCGAGCAGATCGGCGGGCTGCTGCGGCGCTTCGCCGACGAAGACCAGCAGCGCCTGCTGACCGCGATGCGCACGATCGGCGACCTGGTCGGCGACCGCCGTCGCGACCCCGTGCTCGTGCTGCGACCCCCACGACCGGGTGACCTCGGATGGGTGGTGGAACGCCACGGCGCGCTCTACGGCCGGGAGTACGGCTTCGACGACCGGTTCGAGGGACTCGTCGCCCGCATCGTCGCCGATTTCACCGAGACCCGGGACGATCCGCGGCAGGCGTTCTGGATCGCCGAGCTCGACGGCGAGCGCGTCGGCAGCATCGCGTGCACCCGCGGGCCGGACGCGGACACCGCGAAGCTGCGGCTGCTGCTGCTCGAACCGTCGGCGCGCGGCCACGGCGTCGGCAAGCGGCTGGTCACCGAGTGCGTCGAGTTCGCGCGGGCGCACGGCTACCGCGGGATGGAGCTGTCGACGGTCTCCATCCTGACGGCGGCGCGCTCGATCTACCGCGCCGCCGGGTTCGAGCTCGTCGGCGAAGAGGATTTCGACGACTGGGGCCCGAAGCTGACCGACGAGACCTGGCGCCTGCAGTTCTAG
- a CDS encoding peroxidase-related enzyme (This protein belongs to a clade of uncharacterized proteins related to peroxidases such as the alkylhydroperoxidase AhpD.), translating to MSDAVSRFPVTELEDLPEDLRERVGVIAEKSGFTPNIFRALGHRPAELRAFLDYHDALMERAGGLSKAERELVVVATSGANHCTYCVVAHGAILRIRAKDPELADRVSSNPWQVELDERGRAIVDLALALAQDSALFGEGDLEAARNAGLTDDEIWDVGAITALFAMSNRLAHLTALRPNPEFFLLGRVPR from the coding sequence ATGAGCGACGCGGTGAGCCGGTTCCCGGTGACGGAACTCGAAGACCTGCCCGAAGACCTGCGCGAGCGTGTCGGCGTGATCGCGGAGAAGTCCGGGTTCACGCCGAACATCTTCCGCGCCCTCGGCCACCGGCCCGCCGAGCTGCGTGCCTTCCTCGACTACCACGACGCGCTGATGGAACGCGCCGGCGGACTCAGCAAGGCCGAGCGCGAGCTGGTCGTCGTCGCGACGTCCGGGGCCAACCACTGCACCTACTGCGTCGTCGCGCACGGGGCGATCCTGCGCATCCGCGCCAAGGACCCGGAGCTGGCCGACCGCGTGTCGAGCAACCCGTGGCAGGTCGAGCTGGACGAGCGCGGCCGCGCGATCGTCGACCTCGCGCTCGCGCTGGCCCAGGACTCGGCGCTGTTCGGCGAGGGCGACCTCGAAGCCGCGCGCAACGCCGGCCTCACCGACGACGAAATCTGGGACGTCGGCGCGATCACGGCGTTGTTCGCGATGTCGAACCGGCTCGCGCACCTGACCGCGCTGCGCCCGAACCCGGAGTTCTTCCTGCTCGGCCGGGTGCCGCGCTAG